A stretch of the Panicum virgatum strain AP13 chromosome 9N, P.virgatum_v5, whole genome shotgun sequence genome encodes the following:
- the LOC120691036 gene encoding galactinol synthase 2-like yields the protein MAPEIAGKMTAKAAAAAAVKPATRAYVTFLAGDGDYWKGVVGLAKGLRKVGSAYPLVVAVLPDVPEAHRRILVSQGCIVREIEPVYPPENQTQFAMAYYVINYSKLRIWEFVEYERMVYLDADIQVFDNIDELFELEKGHFYAVMDCFCEKTWSHTPQYKIGYCQQCPDKVAWPTAELGPPPALYFNAGMFVHEPSMATAKALLETLRVTPPTPFAEQDFLNMFFREQYKPIPLVYNLVLAMLWRHPENVQLEKVKVVHYCAAGSKPWRYTGKEANMDREDIKMLVKKWWDIYNDESLDFKGLPAADADDEVEAVAKKPIRAALAEAGTVKYVTAPSAA from the exons ATGGCTCCCGAGATTGCCGGCAAGATGaccgccaaggccgccgccgccgccgcggtgaaGCCCGCGACCAGGGCGTACGTGACGTTCCTGGCGGGCGACGGCGACTACTGGAAGGGCGTGGTGGGTCTGGCCAAGGGCCTGCGCAAGGTCGGCTCGGCGTACCCGCTGGTGGTCGCCGTGCTGCCTGACGTGCCGGAGGCCCACCGCCGGATCCTCGTCTCGCAGGGCTGCATCGTCCGCGAGATCGAGCCCGTGTACCCGCCGGAGAACCAGACGCAGTTCGCCATGGCCTACTACGTCATCAACTACTCCAAGCTCCGCATCTGGGAG TTCGTGGAGTACGAGCGGATGGTGTACCTGGACGCGGACATCCAGGTGTTCGATAACATCGACGAGCTGTTCGAGCTCGAGAAGGGCCACTTCTACGCGGTGATGGACTGCTTCTGCGAGAAGACGTGGAGCCACACCCCGCAGTACAAGATCGGCTACTGCCAGCAGTGCCCCGACAAGGTCGCGTGGCCCACCGCAGAGCTCGGCCCCCCGCCGGCGCTCTACTTCAACGCCGGCATGTTCGTGCACGAGCCCAGCATGGCCACCGCCAAGGCCCTGCTCGAGACGCTCCGCGTGACCCCACCCACCCCCTTCGCGGAGCAG GACTTCCTGAACATGTTCTTCCGGGAGCAGTACAAGCCGATCCCACTCGTGTACAACCTGGTGCTGGCCATGCTGTGGAGGCACCCCGAGAACGTGCAGCTGGAGAAGGTGAAGGTGGTGCACTACTGCGCGGCGGGGTCGAAGCCCTGGAGGTACACGGGCAAGGAGGCCAACATGGACCGGGAGGACATCAAGATGCTGGTGAAGAAGTGGTGGGACATCTACAACGACGAGAGCCTGGACTTCAAGGGcctgcccgccgccgacgccgacgacgaggtggaggcggtggcCAAGAAGCCGATCCGCGCGGCGCTGGCGGAGGCCGGCACGGTCAAGTACGTCACCGCGCCGTCGGCCGCGTGA